The window GTGGGGTAGACAGATGAGCCGCAGCAAGCCCTCGGACCAGCTTCCGGATTTTTCGCTCCTGCGGAATTTCTGCATCATTGCCGGTTCGGCCAGTCTCACCGAAGCGGCCGCAAAATGCGACTTATCTCAACCCGCGCTTTCTCAGCAATTGCAGCGGCTCGAAGCAGCTTTGGGTGTTTTGCTGATAGAGCGGAACACCCGGCCGATCCGCCTGACCCGGGCAGGAAAGCGTCTTGCGGAAGGGCTGCCCAGCCAGTTGCAGGATCTGGTGAGATTGGTCGAACACGTACGCTCGACACCGAATGTCAGCCGCAAGAAGCTCAGGATTGCGATGCCGGACAGCATGTCCTGCACAATGGGGGCTGAATTCCTTTCAGTAGCGGCCTCTCTTGCGGAGTCGGTGGAGTTGAGCGCGGGGATCTCCCCATGGGCGGATGACGCGCTATTGGGGCGCAGCTTCGATCTGATGGTCGACAGCCCGCCCTATGACACGCTTGGTTATGTGAACCCGGCCAAAATCTTCATAGATCCTTATGTCCTGGTCTACCCCGCCTCGCTGCCTCGCAAGCGGCCGGAAGACTTTGTCGTCACCGACCCGCAGATCGCCTATGCGCCGACCACAAAGTTCGGAGTGCGCGCAGCCAGGATTGCGCGGCAACTGGGAGCGGATGACGAGCCAGCCTTCAGCTTTGATTCAAGCCAAAGCCTGCTGCGCTTTGTTCAGGTCGGTTATGGCTGGGCCGTAACTTCTGTCCTGTGTCTTTATCAGACACCTGCAGCTTTACGTGATCTTTCGATTTTCCCTGCGCCGCCAGAAGCATGCCGCACGCTGATGCTTCTCAGCCGCACTGAAGAAATGCAGGAGCTGTCCCAAGACGTGAACCAACGGCTGGTCAAAGTGTTCAAAGAGCTGGTGGACGGCCCCTGGCAAAAAATGTCGCCTGAGGCCGCGAGTTACTTGAGACTAGCGAACCCGGATATCTTTTCTGCCCCAGATACGCCGCTGCCGGACGGCTAAGTGGTCAAGCCGTTAGCGCTACCTGGCCTGCAACATACTGAATCCAATTTGTCAGTTCCCGGGTCCGGGTATTGATTTCAAAGTCATCGACAGAACAGCCCAGCCGATTTGCGGTTTCCGGATCGCTTTCAACCGTCAGCAAATCCTCGACAGCAACACCGGTGTTGAAAAACAGGCTGCCGTTCTCACGGATCGCATTGGCCACGATCGAGGGTGAAATTTCAGGATGGTATTGCAGCCCCCAGAAGTCTGCACCGCTTTGGCGCACTGCCATTGCCTGGATAGCGCTATGCGCGTTGAAGGCCAGGCATTCACCGCCGTCGGGCATGCGGGTGACTTCGTCACGGTGAGCACAAGCAACACTGAAACCTGACCGGCGGCCCTTCATCATCGGGTGTTTCGCGCCCTCCTCTGTCAGCTCAACATTCAATGCAAGCCCGGTTTCCTTACCCTTTGGGGAAGCGGCGATTTCGCCGCCCAGGCAGATGGTGCCGATCTGCAAGCCGTAGCAGACACCCAGAACCGGGCGTCCGGTTTCGAAAGCAAGATCGCAAGCCGCCCGGATGGGGCGGGCCAAGTCGTCATTCGCTGGCCATTCGTCGCCGGCCCCAGTCATAACAATTCCATCCACACCTGCAAAATCCGCGCGTGTCATCTCGGTCTTGTAGGGCTCGGCGACACGGATTTTAATACCTGGTATGACTGCTGAGAACACCCGGGCAAAGTTTTGCGGCGCGGCCCGTCCTTGCTGACGTCGGCTGCTGGCAAGGTTGGGGGAACTGGATTCTACAATCAGAATTTCGGTCATGTTCTTCCTTGGTCAATTGAATCGGTTTGCTTCTGAGGGCTTCTTGCGCGGTTTGCCTATTCCGCCGCAACCTTGATCACCGGCTTCATGCGCTCCAGCACGTCGTCGCTGAGGTGGCATTTGATCTGGTGGCCGCCGTCCAATGTGCGCACCGGCGGGACCTCCTTCTCGCACAGCCCGCCCGGCACTTCGGATTTC of the Phaeobacter sp. A36a-5a genome contains:
- a CDS encoding LysR family transcriptional regulator — protein: MSRSKPSDQLPDFSLLRNFCIIAGSASLTEAAAKCDLSQPALSQQLQRLEAALGVLLIERNTRPIRLTRAGKRLAEGLPSQLQDLVRLVEHVRSTPNVSRKKLRIAMPDSMSCTMGAEFLSVAASLAESVELSAGISPWADDALLGRSFDLMVDSPPYDTLGYVNPAKIFIDPYVLVYPASLPRKRPEDFVVTDPQIAYAPTTKFGVRAARIARQLGADDEPAFSFDSSQSLLRFVQVGYGWAVTSVLCLYQTPAALRDLSIFPAPPEACRTLMLLSRTEEMQELSQDVNQRLVKVFKELVDGPWQKMSPEAASYLRLANPDIFSAPDTPLPDG
- a CDS encoding type 1 glutamine amidotransferase, yielding MTEILIVESSSPNLASSRRQQGRAAPQNFARVFSAVIPGIKIRVAEPYKTEMTRADFAGVDGIVMTGAGDEWPANDDLARPIRAACDLAFETGRPVLGVCYGLQIGTICLGGEIAASPKGKETGLALNVELTEEGAKHPMMKGRRSGFSVACAHRDEVTRMPDGGECLAFNAHSAIQAMAVRQSGADFWGLQYHPEISPSIVANAIRENGSLFFNTGVAVEDLLTVESDPETANRLGCSVDDFEINTRTRELTNWIQYVAGQVALTA